TCGGTTCCGATTTGCATGTGCATCTTCGAGAGCGGGTCACAATTCGGATAATCGCGAATCAAAATCGAACCGTCACTACCGCGCGTGACGACGCGGAACGTATCTTTCTTGGCCATGGTGCCTCCGGGAGGGGGGGAGATGATGTGGCGCATCTTGAACGAACGATGGGATGGTTTGGGTTGGCTCTGCTTGGCCCGAGAGCGTCGACGCTGACCAAAAAAAACGGGAAGTGATCTTGGGGAGAGTGTCACTTAAGGTTTGATTCAGGACTGGTCTGCGTCGACGCTCACCATTCTTTGGGTTGACCAGGGGTCAACGTACCGAGGAGGGTGGACTCGGCTTCCGCCTTCGAGGGGCGAACGATCGCGAAGCGAACCTAGTAACAGACATCGACGCTCGCGACGCGAAAGTCGAAAAAAGAATCGGTCGTCGGCGCACTGAGACGAACAGTCGCAATGGGTACAAGTTGTATTCGTAGTCGTAGCCGTACCTGAACGGTACGACACGCACATCGCTTTCCCTTACAACCCGCCAATCACCACCTTCCCACGCATCCCGCTTTGTAGACGGTGATTGGGATTTGCAACGGTTGCCCACAAACGAACTTGCCCCGTTACGGGATGAAGTTCAGGCGAGACGAAGACGACCTTGCCAAGGAACGTTTCCGCCTTCCCTTTGGATCGATTGGCATGGGGGATCTCCGAGCAAAAGAATTGGACTTCACGATTGACCAAGTCAGGGCCATACTTTCGACCGTCAATGAAGCAATCGATGCGAATCGGGTCCAGCGAGATCACTCGTACAACCGGTTTTCCTGCGTCAACCCATTCCCCTGGCTTCGGGGTGATTTCCACAACGACGCCAGCGACGCTCGATCGAATCGCATGCTCGGCGACTCGTTGTTCCGCAATCTGGACGGTGGCTTCCTTTTCTCGTGACTGAGCCTTCGCAATCTGCTGCTCATGTTCGGCTTGTTCGATTGCCAACTTTGCTTGATCGACCACCAGGCGTAACTTCTCGACCTCCGAATCACTGACAGCACCCGCGAATCGGACGTTTGCTTGTTCACTTTGTTGCAGCTCTCGGATGTGGAAATCGAGTGCGCGACGTGCATAACGAGCGTCCACATCATCATCGCTTCGGATCTTTGCCGCTTCCATTGCTGCGACCGCTGCCTCGCACTCGGTCCGTGCCATCGAATCATCCAATTGGACCAATAATCGGCCCTGCTCGATTTGATCCCCTTCGGCTACATCAATGGAACGAACGACAGCGGCGATCGGAGACGCAATGAATGCGTTCTGAATGTAGGAGACTTGAGCGTCGGCAATCTCGATCTGGCTCGATTTCTCCGCCGCGGTTCCCGGTTGAGCCAACGTCGGGGAATAGGCCATCAGCGCCAGGAACAAGAAACCGTATATCGCGTCGCGACGAGGCGTAGAAAAAATCATTTGTCGATTTCAACAGCTTTGGATGAAGGGCGACTCGGGGAAATACTACAATGCAGTCTTCACAACTTAAGTGATTTCTCAACTCGAGGGAACGGAACCATGCCTGATTCTGCTTCTTGTGTTCTCGTCATTTCTACCGTTGCATCGACTCAAGACGCCGAACGAATTGCTGATGATTTGATCAGCCAATCGTTGGCGGCATGTGTTCAAATGGATGGCCCGATTCAAAGTTTCTATCGGTGGGCCGGAAAGGTCGAGCGTGCGACCGAGTATCGGTTGCTGATCAAGACGACGTCTGCGGCTTGGCCCAAGCTACGAGAACGACTCGCGAAGCAACATCCTTACGATGAACCTGAAATCGTCATGATCCCAATCCGCGATGGCAGCGACGGCTATTTGAACTGGGTGATCGAACAGACCAGTTAGGATCGGGCGTACCCCAGACACGATCACCGTCTTGGCGACGTTCGCAACGGATGCGGCTCAATGCTCGTCCGAGAAGAGTGCCATCGCTCGAAGATGTCGGATCGCATCCTCCCGCTGCCCAAGTTGCAAATTCAGCTCAATCAGGCTACGTCTTAAATGGAGCTTGATCGGATAGTGTTTTGACTCTTCTAGCAGATCATTGAACAATTCCCTGGCCGCTTCGGGTTCCATTTTCTCTCTCGCAACGTCAATCGCTTGGATGGCCATGATCATCGGATTCGATCGAAGTTCCATCTTTTCGTGCTCCAATTTGACTTGAGCCATTTCGACTTCAATCTCAAGTTGACGCATCTCCAATTCATGCCCTCGGTGTTCCATCTCTTCACGGTGACGAGCCGGATCGAAATCACGCGGGATGCCTCGATCGCGAGGTTGTGATTCTCGTTCGCGCTCGGCTCGTTCGCGCTCGGCTCGTTCACGCTCGGCTCGTTCGCGCTCGGCTCGTTCGCGAAGTGCTCTCCGCTGTTCATGCAGTTGCCCCGCCTCACCCATTCGACCATCATCGATAGCCCGTTCGATTCGTACATCGAGCTCATGCATTTGACCCTCGACCCGGTCAGGGTCGCGTTCCTGTGCCGTTACCGAGCGATTCCATGTGTAGCACGCGAAGGCAACAAGCGTGAACGCAACGACAGCCAGCCATTTGATCGTTTTCATTACTTCATCTTCCCAGGGAAAAACCGCGTTTCTTGGATTGAGGTCTCTCTATCATAGCGTCCGCGTGAAGCAGCGAGTATCAAACTCCAATGATTTTGAAGTCTCCGGCATTCTGACGGTCACGCAAACGCTAGCGTTCACTCAGCATCCTGATCAGCGGGCCGATCAGCACGACGCATCCGACCGCAACGGCTCCGATTGCGGCGATGAAAACGGACGCAGCGGCCGTATCAAGTACATCGCCGATGCGGGGGTCTCGCTGGGGATGAAGCACGCTTACCAATCGCTCGATTGCGGTATTCATCAATTCCGCGGATAAAACCACCGTGATCGAAATCAATATGGCGACCCATCGCCACGGTTCAAGGTGCAGCCAAGCTGCCAGGGCGATGATGCAAAGAGCGACCGGCAAATGGACCCAGAAACTTGGTTGTTCGCGAATCGAGATGCCGAGCCCACGAATTGCGACCGCGAACTTGCGCCGCCAAGTTTTTCCTGCAGCGATCATTCTAGGCCTTCGACCCCTGGCGGTGGTATCAATTGGCCACCGATACGGCCAAGCCGTGGTGAGGGCCAAAAACGTGGCTCGATGGTAAAGCCAAATCCGACGTTGTCTCGTCCGCTATCGACGTTGAAACCGAGTCGTACGAGCAGCGATTCGCCAATCCGTGTCAGTGCAAACGATTGCCCCACGTTACCCGCCTCGCCAAAATCGTAGGTGGTCCCCGATGACCAAATCCACTTTTCGTTTAAACGCATGTCGATGACACTTCTCAGCACCGTGCTGCTGATCGGGCCTTCGAGGGAAAGAAGTCCAAAATAGATGTCGCCCACGCCAGGTCGACTGGTGCGAATCCCAGCGCTGTAGGAACGTAGCCCCGAATCGAAGAAGTCAAAGTACCCGTCACTCAAAAGGCTGACACGGTCTCCGATGTGGTAGGCCATGTCGTAGGTGGCAGGACCCACGGTTTCACCAAAGTTGTCCCGGTCAGCATCCGGAAATACCAACACATCGGTGTCAAGTGAAAACAAGTCGACAATCCGCTCACGTCCTGGTAACCCACGTTTGGTCTGCCAACGTTGATTCAGGCTAAGTCGGACCTGTTGCAAATCGTCTGCGACCGTGTCGCTGCCATTGGCGATGGACTTCTGAATGCCTTGCCGTAGGGCAAAGATTCGCGGATCGAGCGTTGCCGGCAAGATGCCTGCATAGTCGCTGACGGTGAACCTCCGCATGAACTGCTGCTGAGAATGATCATTCAGGGGATCGTAAAGGGGCAATTCATCCAAATCGGTATTGCTGTCGGCATAGAAATAGTCGGCTGTCCATTCCATTTTGTGAGCCAACCCACGTATGTTGAGCAAGCTGCTTTGAATGGATGGATCGACGCGTACCATGGGAAGTGTTGCGCGGATGCCTCCTTGTCCAAGGATTCGCGTTAGCGGATTGCCATCGGCCGCTTGGCCGTAACGTGCTGCTTCGCCCGAAACGTACGGAACGACCTTGACCGGTCCGGCCTGGATGGGCATCGCCAGTTCTTGGCGAGTCCGTGCGATCATGCCTTCCGTGTCCATTTCGCCCGGCAACGTCGTCATCGTAGCGGCTTCGGCCGGATTGGTTGCTGTATCGGCTGCATTGAGTCGAGTGTAGCTGATGTGATTGTGTGCGGACCAAGTGAACCAGTCGGCCAACAGGGAACCGCCAATCAAATAGTGATCCAGCGCCGGCAAGCGTTCGGTTTCTTCGAAGAAGTCGTTGACTTGGAATTTCCCGGACAGCTCAAACAGATTGCTGTGGTAGTTTTTTCTAAGCCGCAGTGCGGTATCTCGGTTCTTTTCCGTATCCCACTCTTTTTCAAAGAACTGTTCTTCAAAGTTTCGATCGCTAATCCAACCAAATTCCGCGATGAACTCGTAGTCGTTGGGCATTTGCTGACGATGCTCAAAAAGGACTCGACCTCGCGTCGTCACTTCGGGCGGCAGGTCTTTGCGGTCGCCGCCAAGCGTGTCGGTCCCTTTGTCCTTGATCACCCAAGCGTCGAGGAATCCGTTGGTTGCACCGGGGATGCCAAACAGCCCTGGGAAGTTGTAGTCGAGGAACGTACCAATCGCTGGACCACGATCGCTGAGGTAGTCCGTTGACAATTCCCACTTCAAGCCGTCAGGCGGGTTTTCCACCCCAAACACTTGCAACAGATTGAAGTCGAGAAGGATCTGGTTTCCGAAGATGCTGTCGTTTCGAATGTCAATGTCGCTAATGTAGAACGTCGGTTCTCGTAGTGGCGTCGAAAAGCGTGGCCAATAGAGGATCGGTACGCCACCAAAGTAAACGAAGTTATCGGTGCTGCTGACAAAGGGGTCTGATTGAATCGTACCCGTACCGCTAACCGGATCGCGGACGACCGTATTTCGATCCGTCAGTTGCAGTCGCTCGCTTTGCAGCCAATACCGCGGTACTCCCATTCGGCTGCTCGTGATGGCCGCATCAAAGGCATAGAAGTTGCCGCGACTGACTTGTTGCAGCACGTCGGCTTTCAATCGAACGATGCCTTGATAGTTGGGAATGGTCGTGATCGCTTCGGCGTCCAGCACGATGCCAATTTCTCGGCTCACGTTGAAGTACATCGAATCGGCATAAACGATCCGTTCGCCTTGTCGAAAGACGATGTCGCCCTCCAAGTACAGTTCGCCCTCGACTTCGCCAAGTCCGCCGTTGAACCAATTGGTCGCCAAGGGGGTCCAGGCAACAATCCGGTCTGCTGACAGAGAGATTGTACCGAGGTCCATGCCCGTCCCGCTGGGCATCTGCAGGCTGACATCGCGCACCAGCACGGTCGCCCCTCCTCGGGCCAAGACGACAGTTTCGTTTCGCTCGGGTCGATTGTCGGTTTCAAAAACCGGAAGACTGGATGGATCTCGTGGCAAAATCTCGATGCTTCGAGAGCCGCCGTTAACGTAGAATTGCCATTTTCCGGGCGTTGCAGGTTGAGCTGGCCTTGGCTCTTCTGACAGCGTGATGGGCGGGCTAGCGGACGATACGATCGGTAGCGGCATCGATCGGGAAAGCATCCCGTCGTCAAGAGCCGTTGGGGCGTTGGTTGTTTGGGGCGGTGCTTGCATGCCATCGAGGGTCGGCGCAGGCCATGATTGCAGGGGATCCTCAATCGGCTGCACCTGGGGACCTTGCGGCGCTTGATACTGAGCCTGCGTCACGAGCTGGCTGCCGCCCGTGCTACCCAACCGAGTTGGCTTCGCTACGGCGGCTCGTAAGTACTGTACCAGTCGCGGTGTTCGGTCCGGTGCACCTCGATAGAGCGGCGCTTGAATCTCGGGATCGTCCATGGTCACAAACGTGAACCGCTGTGGGCCGGTTTGCGGTGCCTTGCCGCCGTTCGACCGATCTTCGCGGATCCCCTCCACCACCACTTCGCTATGCACGTTTCCAATCTCGCCGCGAACCCTCACCAAGATGGAGCTGGCGATGATCTGGCGTCCTGCATGCTGCAAGACACAATCGCCTTCCAATAGCGACGCTTGCGCGTCGCCCATGTCCCAACGGTAGATCACGTTGCCACTGAGTCGCAGGGGGGCGGGGCTGACACGTGGTTGGAATTCCTCGGCGGTCAAGGGGCCGCCAAATCCAACAACCCAGCATGGCGAAAGCATCAATGCCAGAAACCAAAGCCCTCGGCGCGCAGCTCGAGCGCCAAGCTTCCGCAGTCGGTGCGGTTTTCTTGAAAAACGGTACTCAGCGGTGGCTTCCATGCCGACCAATGGTGCTGTATCCCTTCGAGTTAGAGTCTGGCGGAGTATACGATTGGATTTCCGCCGATCACAACCGAGAAACGGCTCGCCAGTGGCCAGAAAGCAGGGCCGAGAAAGAAAAAAACGCGTGGAACAAGCGTATTCCGCCGTGAAACTGGGGCAAAGCTAGCATGCACCCCTCATTGCGGTGACCGCTCACCGAGCACTTCATCGAGTCGTCGACGGATCAGCTTCGCCCAAAGCTTGTAGCCGGCTTCATTGAGATGCAGCCGGTCGCTACCGAACAGCTCGGTTCGAGGCAGACCGTTGGCGGATAGAAATGACCCCGCCGTCGCGATGAAATACGTCCCTGGGGTTGTCAAAGCAATGTCTCGCAACCGCTGATTGATCGCTCGTATTTTTCCCCAGGCCTCGAAACGCTTCGCCGTCGGTGTCACCTCGATCAAAAACACCGGTGCGTTGCTCCGGTGGGCATGAGAAACGTCGATAACATGCCGCACCCAAGCGTCCACCTGCTGGGGCGAATGATCTTCGGGCTTTCCCGAGACATCATTGCCGACGAAAATCACGAGCGCCCGATAAAGATGAGGTTGAATCAATCGATCCGCAAACACCGCAATGTCGCTGTATTTTGCGCCACCGTAACCACGATTGATCGTTGGGTAGGGAGCCATGTCGGTCGCCAGGGAATCCCAACGACGGATGCTGCTGCTACCGATGAACAGCACCGCGTTCTCGTTGGCCAACAGCGTTTCATCTTTTTTCTCTAGGTGAACGATGTCATTTTCCCAGCGGGCAATCGCGGCCGCACGAACGGGGGCGAGAACGTCATCGGCAGCGGATTCAGCGATTGCACGGGGTGCAGCACCCTGTGAAAACACGAAGCAGGGGCTCAAGGCCAACAGGGCTGCACAAAGCGATGGGATCGGCCTCATCAGGTCTCCTTCTAAAGCACGCAACCGTTCGGGATGTTGTTCGACATGGGGACGCCGATCATAGCGAAGAGGCGGCAAATCACCACTAGTGCGTTGTCCAGATTAAAAATTAGGGTGAGACCGGACGGCTCGCGCCGTTCCGCTACAAGTTTTAGCGGTATTGGGCGCGAGCCCTCCGGTCCCTCGAACCCTAAAATGAAAGATTGACAAACCACGAGTGGGTTCAAGATCTCCTCGGCTTGGTGCAAAAGACCTGGTTGCCGCAGCCACCTGCGAATTCGGTTAAGATCATCGGCGTTATCGAAAGCTACACCTGTATTCGGAGAGAGAGACGTTGCCACGAAATCGAGTCATCTTCCATCGGTTGGCCCTGGGGCTATTTTCGCTTTTGTCGTCACCTGGGTTTGGCGATCCCCCTGAGATGAGGGAAGAGGATCGGGCGATGAATGCACTTCTGGATCGCGTCTGGGAATTTGAACTGAACGAGTTTCCGATGCTTGCGACGGATGTGGGCGACCCGCGAGGCCAGAATCGATTGTCGGATCAAAGCTTGCCGGCGATCGAACGGCGGGCCGCCGAGACCGCCGCGTTTCAGGCCGATCTCTCCGCAATCGACCCAACCACGCTCAGCCCAACGCGGCAAATCGACTATGAGCTGCTGCGGCTGCGTCTCGACGGGCGGATTGCCGATGCCAAGTTTCTGACGCATCTGATGCCGATCAACAATCGAGAAGGGTTCCACATCAGTTTTCCGGAACTGCCACGGGTCATGGATCCACGTTCCAAACACGATTTTGAGAACTATATCTGTCGCTTGAACGCATTTTCAAAATACACCGATCAGCACATCGAATTGATGCGACAAGGTATCGCTAACGGATTGACGCAACCGTCCATCATCATGCGTGATTCGGCGGATCAAGCGATGGCCCACGTTGTCAAGGATCCCAAGCAATCGCTGTTACTGACCAATCTTCGCGACGAAGCGAAGGACCGTTTTTCGCAGGCGGAGTGGGCGACCCTTTCGAAACAGATCGAATCAGCGATTGCATCGAGTGTGATTCCTGCGTACCGCCGGTTTGCCGATTTTCTAAAAGACGAATACGTGCCGGCTTGCCGGAGCTCGGTGGGGGCTGCTGCGATGCCCGAGGGTCGCGATTTTTATCGTGATCGCACACGGCGTTTCACCACGCTTGACATCGCACCCGAAGAAGTACACCAAATTGGCATTCGAGAAAACGCTCGAATTCGTAGCGAGATGGAATCGATTCGCGAGCGTGTTGGGTTCCAAGGCGATTTGCCAGCGTTTCTTCAGCATTTGCGGACGGCACCCGAGTTTTACGCCAAGACACCCGAGCAACTGCTGCAGAAAGCAGCGTTGATCCTGAAGCAAGCGGACGGCCGCTTGCCGGAGTTGTTCGGTCGCTTGCCGCGAATTCCCTATGGCATCCGTGAAGTGCCCGACTATGTGGCGCCGCAAACCACGGCGGCCTACTATTGGCCTCCTGCGACCGATGGATCACGTGGCGGGTTCTATTATCTCAATACCTACAATCTTTCGTCGCGACCGTTGTACCAACTCGAATCGTTGTCGGCCCATGAAGCCGTTCCTGGCCACCATCTTCAACTGGCGCTTCAAGCGGAGCTTGAACATCTTCATCCGCTCAGCCGCCAGAGCAATATGACGGCTTTTATCGAAGGATGGGCGTTGTATAGCGAGCGTCTCGCCAAAGAAATTGGCTTCTACAAGGACCCGTACCAGGATTTTGGTCGTTTAAGTATGGAAGCGTGGCGCGCGAGTCGGTTGGTGGTGGACACGGGGATCCATTCGATGCAGTGGACTCGTCAACAAGCCATCGACTACATGCGAGACCACACCGCGTTAAGCGAACACAATATCGTGGCCGAGGTGGACCGCTACATTGGATGGCCTGGCCAAGCGCTGGGCTACAAAATGGGAGAGTTAAAGATCTCTCAGCTCCGGGCGAAGTGTGAACAGCAACTGGGTGATCGTTTTGACATTCGATCGTTCCATGACCGAGTCCTCGCCGCCGGTTCGATCCCCTTGCCGCTGCTCGAGAAACGAGTCGATCAGTGGCTTGCCGAACAGCTTGCCGATCGTAGCGATGGTGCTTGACCATCCGGACTCGAACGAGCCCGGCTCGTCGGCATTTTGAAAAGCTTGGTTTGAAATTTGGTCAAGCCGTTTCGCCTCGGGATCCGAGGCGTAAGCTTGGCTTGCCGTAGCTCACGCGCTGAGCATCACTCGTGGCGTAGCGCTTCAATCGGGTTCATCTTCGCGGCTCGGATCGCCGGGTACAATCCGCTGATCAAACCCACCATCACCGCAATCAACACAGCCAACGGAATCGTTTCGTACACAATCGTTGGTTCCGCTTGGCGAATGGCATCCGGAAGCGCTGCGAATTTCTCAGGGAATCCAACGCGAATGGCGCTGATCAGGCCGCGGTACATCGCTGGGCCAAGGAAGCCGAGCAAGATGCCAAGCGTTGCGCCGGCAAAGCTGAGGACCAAGGTTTCCACCAGGAATTGACGAACAATGTCCCCACGTTTGGCGCCGAGTGCACGACGAATTCCGATCTCGCGAGTTCGTTCGGTTACGCTCGCCAACATGATGTTCATGATCCCAATGCCCCCAACAATTAGCGAGATGCAAGCGATCAAGACACCAATGCCAAGGAACATCAAACGCAAGTTGCGTGCTTGTTCGAGAAGTTCCAGCGGCACGACCACGGCGATGTCGTTCGCTTCTGCATGGTTAGGGGCTAGCATGTATTCGATCATTGCCGAGGTCGTTTTGACTTGGTCAACACGCTCGACCTGTAAGGTGATCTGATTCAGCTCCATGATTTCAACTTGAAACTGGCCGCTGCGGCGAGTGACAATTGTATCGCCAACGCGTTTGCGGAGTGTTTGAATCGGTACGTAGATGTCGGCCGAGAAGTCCTGCGAGTCAAGCGAACCACCGATTGCAGCCGAGGGGTTGCGATGTTGAAGAATACCGACGACTTTGTAGAAGTCCTCGCTCTCGGGAATGTAAACTCGTTTGCCGAGCGGTTCTTCGAAAGGGAACAGTTTGTCCGCGACTCCGGACGAGATCACACACACCGTTGACGCTCGTATCCCATCGGCATCGGTGAGGAACCGGCCACCGTTCGCACGGATTTGCAGATTGTTGACGTCATCGTACATCGGCGTGCAGCCAACCAACCGGCCATCAATGACTCGGTCTCGAAATGTAAATTGACGTCGGATCTCGCGAATCGGTAAGGCGGATTGCACCGTCGGCACCGCACCGAGGATCAAATCAAGATCGCTGCGCAGCAAACCGTACTTGGTAGCAGCCGTACCGGCCAATTTTTCTTCAGGCGGTTTGACGCTGCGGATGATGATCGTGTTGGCACCGAGCGACTCGATCTGCTTTTGAACCTGGTCGCTCGCCCCTTGGCTGACCGCGGTCAATACAATCACCGCCCAAACACCAATCAAGATGCCGAGCATGGTCAAGCCGGTGCGTAGCGGGTGCAAGGAAAGACTCTTGATGCCCAACCTTACCGTTCGCAACCATATCATTGTCAGGTTCCTCGTAGCAGTTAGGTGGTGCGAGCCAGAAGTTCTTCTACGGCTCGGTGTTGAGCTGCCCGAGTGGCATCGCGGCGTTCTTCCGGCACAACTTCGTCGAGTGCCAACATGCCGTCTTTAAGACGAATGATCCGTTTGGAACGGTCCGCTAACTCGTCTTCGTGCGTGACCATGATGATCGTACGCCCTTCGTTATTGAATTCGTCG
This window of the Novipirellula artificiosorum genome carries:
- a CDS encoding efflux RND transporter periplasmic adaptor subunit, coding for MIFSTPRRDAIYGFLFLALMAYSPTLAQPGTAAEKSSQIEIADAQVSYIQNAFIASPIAAVVRSIDVAEGDQIEQGRLLVQLDDSMARTECEAAVAAMEAAKIRSDDDVDARYARRALDFHIRELQQSEQANVRFAGAVSDSEVEKLRLVVDQAKLAIEQAEHEQQIAKAQSREKEATVQIAEQRVAEHAIRSSVAGVVVEITPKPGEWVDAGKPVVRVISLDPIRIDCFIDGRKYGPDLVNREVQFFCSEIPHANRSKGKAETFLGKVVFVSPELHPVTGQVRLWATVANPNHRLQSGMRGKVVIGGL
- the cutA gene encoding divalent-cation tolerance protein CutA, which produces MPDSASCVLVISTVASTQDAERIADDLISQSLAACVQMDGPIQSFYRWAGKVERATEYRLLIKTTSAAWPKLRERLAKQHPYDEPEIVMIPIRDGSDGYLNWVIEQTS
- a CDS encoding diacylglycerol kinase is translated as MIAAGKTWRRKFAVAIRGLGISIREQPSFWVHLPVALCIIALAAWLHLEPWRWVAILISITVVLSAELMNTAIERLVSVLHPQRDPRIGDVLDTAAASVFIAAIGAVAVGCVVLIGPLIRMLSER
- a CDS encoding LPS-assembly protein LptD; protein product: MLSPCWVVGFGGPLTAEEFQPRVSPAPLRLSGNVIYRWDMGDAQASLLEGDCVLQHAGRQIIASSILVRVRGEIGNVHSEVVVEGIREDRSNGGKAPQTGPQRFTFVTMDDPEIQAPLYRGAPDRTPRLVQYLRAAVAKPTRLGSTGGSQLVTQAQYQAPQGPQVQPIEDPLQSWPAPTLDGMQAPPQTTNAPTALDDGMLSRSMPLPIVSSASPPITLSEEPRPAQPATPGKWQFYVNGGSRSIEILPRDPSSLPVFETDNRPERNETVVLARGGATVLVRDVSLQMPSGTGMDLGTISLSADRIVAWTPLATNWFNGGLGEVEGELYLEGDIVFRQGERIVYADSMYFNVSREIGIVLDAEAITTIPNYQGIVRLKADVLQQVSRGNFYAFDAAITSSRMGVPRYWLQSERLQLTDRNTVVRDPVSGTGTIQSDPFVSSTDNFVYFGGVPILYWPRFSTPLREPTFYISDIDIRNDSIFGNQILLDFNLLQVFGVENPPDGLKWELSTDYLSDRGPAIGTFLDYNFPGLFGIPGATNGFLDAWVIKDKGTDTLGGDRKDLPPEVTTRGRVLFEHRQQMPNDYEFIAEFGWISDRNFEEQFFEKEWDTEKNRDTALRLRKNYHSNLFELSGKFQVNDFFEETERLPALDHYLIGGSLLADWFTWSAHNHISYTRLNAADTATNPAEAATMTTLPGEMDTEGMIARTRQELAMPIQAGPVKVVPYVSGEAARYGQAADGNPLTRILGQGGIRATLPMVRVDPSIQSSLLNIRGLAHKMEWTADYFYADSNTDLDELPLYDPLNDHSQQQFMRRFTVSDYAGILPATLDPRIFALRQGIQKSIANGSDTVADDLQQVRLSLNQRWQTKRGLPGRERIVDLFSLDTDVLVFPDADRDNFGETVGPATYDMAYHIGDRVSLLSDGYFDFFDSGLRSYSAGIRTSRPGVGDIYFGLLSLEGPISSTVLRSVIDMRLNEKWIWSSGTTYDFGEAGNVGQSFALTRIGESLLVRLGFNVDSGRDNVGFGFTIEPRFWPSPRLGRIGGQLIPPPGVEGLE
- a CDS encoding GDSL-type esterase/lipase family protein; its protein translation is MRPIPSLCAALLALSPCFVFSQGAAPRAIAESAADDVLAPVRAAAIARWENDIVHLEKKDETLLANENAVLFIGSSSIRRWDSLATDMAPYPTINRGYGGAKYSDIAVFADRLIQPHLYRALVIFVGNDVSGKPEDHSPQQVDAWVRHVIDVSHAHRSNAPVFLIEVTPTAKRFEAWGKIRAINQRLRDIALTTPGTYFIATAGSFLSANGLPRTELFGSDRLHLNEAGYKLWAKLIRRRLDEVLGERSPQ
- a CDS encoding DUF885 domain-containing protein gives rise to the protein MPRNRVIFHRLALGLFSLLSSPGFGDPPEMREEDRAMNALLDRVWEFELNEFPMLATDVGDPRGQNRLSDQSLPAIERRAAETAAFQADLSAIDPTTLSPTRQIDYELLRLRLDGRIADAKFLTHLMPINNREGFHISFPELPRVMDPRSKHDFENYICRLNAFSKYTDQHIELMRQGIANGLTQPSIIMRDSADQAMAHVVKDPKQSLLLTNLRDEAKDRFSQAEWATLSKQIESAIASSVIPAYRRFADFLKDEYVPACRSSVGAAAMPEGRDFYRDRTRRFTTLDIAPEEVHQIGIRENARIRSEMESIRERVGFQGDLPAFLQHLRTAPEFYAKTPEQLLQKAALILKQADGRLPELFGRLPRIPYGIREVPDYVAPQTTAAYYWPPATDGSRGGFYYLNTYNLSSRPLYQLESLSAHEAVPGHHLQLALQAELEHLHPLSRQSNMTAFIEGWALYSERLAKEIGFYKDPYQDFGRLSMEAWRASRLVVDTGIHSMQWTRQQAIDYMRDHTALSEHNIVAEVDRYIGWPGQALGYKMGELKISQLRAKCEQQLGDRFDIRSFHDRVLAAGSIPLPLLEKRVDQWLAEQLADRSDGA
- a CDS encoding ABC transporter permease — its product is MIWLRTVRLGIKSLSLHPLRTGLTMLGILIGVWAVIVLTAVSQGASDQVQKQIESLGANTIIIRSVKPPEEKLAGTAATKYGLLRSDLDLILGAVPTVQSALPIREIRRQFTFRDRVIDGRLVGCTPMYDDVNNLQIRANGGRFLTDADGIRASTVCVISSGVADKLFPFEEPLGKRVYIPESEDFYKVVGILQHRNPSAAIGGSLDSQDFSADIYVPIQTLRKRVGDTIVTRRSGQFQVEIMELNQITLQVERVDQVKTTSAMIEYMLAPNHAEANDIAVVVPLELLEQARNLRLMFLGIGVLIACISLIVGGIGIMNIMLASVTERTREIGIRRALGAKRGDIVRQFLVETLVLSFAGATLGILLGFLGPAMYRGLISAIRVGFPEKFAALPDAIRQAEPTIVYETIPLAVLIAVMVGLISGLYPAIRAAKMNPIEALRHE